A stretch of DNA from Fimbriimonadaceae bacterium:
ACGCTGAGGATGATGCCCGGAAGCAGGTTGTCCTGGTCGGTGCTGGTCATCCGCTCGCGGGCGACCTTCTCCATCCGGACGAATCCGAGTCGAAGCTGGCTCTGGAGCAGCTCGCCGACGCTGCGCACGCGCTTGTTCTTCAGATCGTCGATGTCGTCGCGCTCCGCATCGCGGCTCAGATACGGCCGCATCGCGAACAGGACGCCCGAAAGGTCCTCGGACGTGAGGTTCCGGACGCCCAGCGGGACGTCGTACCCCAGCTTCTGGTTGAGGAACCGACGGCCAACCTTGCCCAGGTCGTACCGCTTCACATCGAAGAACAGCCCGTAGATCAGCTGCTTGGCCGCCTCCTCGTTGGCCGACTCGCCCGGGCGAAGCCGCTTGTAGATGTCGAGGATGGCTTCCCGAGTCGTGGAGGTGGGGTCCTGATCGAGCGTCGATTCGACGAGGCTGAGCACGTCGAGCACGCGCAGCGACTTGAGCTCCATCGACTCGATCTTCTTCGCCGTCTCGGGCTCGATCCGCTCGAGCCGCTTGATCACGACGCTCTTGCCGTCGGTATCGAGCAGATCCTCGAGCATGCGCTTGCCTGCAAGCTCCTCCGCGGTCGGCGGCGCGAGCTCGACGACCTTGCCGAACGTGAACAGGATCTCCTCGTTGGTCGAAAGGAGCGTGTCCACGAGCACCTTCGAGCCGCGAAGCTCCTCGGGCACCCCGGCGATCACCTCGTCGGTGATCAGGGTTCCGGCCTCGACAAGCACCTCGCCCGTCTCGGGGTCCGCCAACGGATCGACCAGACGCCGATGCGTGGCCGACTCGAGCGGCAACGTGACCTGAACGCGGCCGCGGTCGAAACCGTGCAGGGCCTTGATCAACTGCGTGAGCGGCAGCTTCTTGGTCTGGCTGATCTGCGTCCGGACGACGCCGTTCGCGTCGGATTCGACCTCGAGCCACGGACCCTCGTTCGGGATGATGCGGGCCGAAACGACGACCTGCATCGAACTGTCAACACCCTCCTCGAAGTAGAGGCCCGGCGATCGGGAGAGCTGCGACACGATGACGCGCTCCCGCCCGTTGATGATGAACGTCCCCTTGTCCGTCATCAGTGGCAGATCGCCCAGGTAGACCTCCGACTCGATCACCTCGCGATCCTTGCCGCCGAAGCGGACGATCGCCTTGATGGGCGCCTCGAAGGTCATGTCGCGATCGCGACACTCCTGGAGTGAGTATTTCGGCTCGCTCAGGGTGAAACTGACGAGTTCGATGTAGTTGGTCTGCGTGAAGTCCCAGATGGGAGAGAACGTTTTGAAGAGTTCGGGAAGTCCTTCTTCCAGAAACCACTTGTAACTGTTAAGCTGAAGTTCAATAAGATTGGGTGCCTCGAGGAACCGGCCGATTCTCTTCGAGGACGGTTGGATTACTCTCATCCAGGCCTCCGGACAGGTTTGCGCGAACTTATATCGTACCGAATTCGGCGTCGAAAGTCAATGCTGCGTCGCATCTTTGAGGTTTTCCCAACGCCGCGCCGCGCGCAGACGGGTTGGAAACGCTGACGCCTCACGGGCGCGTCAGCGGCTGCTTCAGCCCGGTTTGAATGCGGGAACGGTCTCCTCAGCCCCGATGAGGGCCACGGCGGGTTCGCCCACCGCTTCGGCGATTCTGCGCGAGACTTTTTCGGCCAGCGCGCGGTCCCAGCCTTCGCCGGCCTCGAGGACGGAGCCCGAGGCGTCGGTGAGCACGTAGGACGGCACGACCGTGAGCCCGTAGGAGCGCGTGACGGCCAGATCCTCATCGATCACTTGGTCCATCGCAATGCCCTGCTCCAAGCAGTAGTCGGTCGTGGTTTCGCGACTGTCCTGGCTGATGCCTGCCACGGTCGCGGACGGGTAGGCGCGCGCCATCCGGTCGAAGAACGGGAGGGCGAATCGGCACGTGGGACATCCGGTGCGCCAAAAGATCACGAGAAGGGGGTGGTTCGCTCGAGCCGCCCTCGTGTCCAGCGAGCCGAGCGTGAAGTCGATGAAGGGAGATCCCTGATGGTCGGTCATGATGGGTGCAGACGCTGTTCGAGAGACTTGCCCTCGCCCAACGACTTTACCAACTCGCGCTGCGTCGATGCCAACTGATCGATCGCGAAGGCCTGGTGCGCCAGCGATTCGCGAAGCTGCCGAACCTCGTGCTCGAGGCGTTGAAGCTCGTCGCCGCCCCCGACGTTCCGGCGGGTGATTTCGGCCATCTTCTGCTGGTGCTTCGCCAAGATCGCGACGATGGGGATCATGAACAGCAGCGACCCCATCATGAAGGGAGCGAGATCTTCGATCACGGCTGCCC
This window harbors:
- a CDS encoding redoxin family protein, which gives rise to MTDHQGSPFIDFTLGSLDTRAARANHPLLVIFWRTGCPTCRFALPFFDRMARAYPSATVAGISQDSRETTTDYCLEQGIAMDQVIDEDLAVTRSYGLTVVPSYVLTDASGSVLEAGEGWDRALAEKVSRRIAEAVGEPAVALIGAEETVPAFKPG